From Suncus etruscus isolate mSunEtr1 chromosome 6, mSunEtr1.pri.cur, whole genome shotgun sequence, one genomic window encodes:
- the ACTRT3 gene encoding actin-related protein T3: protein MSHYQVPVVIDNGSGTIKAGLAGSREPQFVYPNIIGRPPSRPAGSEGARELYVGDQAQELRNALAISYPVERGLITSWGDMENMWKHMYDHNLKLKPSDSPVMLTEPALNPLANRQQIIEVFFEHLNVPAFYMSVQGVLALFAAGFTTGFVLSSGAGVTQSIPIFEGYCLPHGVLQLDLAGKDLTNFLMMLLKDHGIMLLSTADKRILADIKETCCYVAVNYEEEKTKKADSLEKVYQLPDGKMVKLQEELFHCPEALFSPMLLNLSAPGIDKMCVNSIMKCDSDLRSSFFSNIILSGGSTTFPGLDKRLVKEVAKLAPANTPVQVISPPERKISVWMGGSIVASLSAFQDMWITAAEFKEVGPNIVHQRCF from the exons atGAGCCACTACCAGGTGCCGGTGGTGATCGACAACGGCTCGGGGACCATCAAGGCGGGCCTGGCTGGCTCTCGGGAGCCGCAGTTCGTGTACCCCAACATAATCGGCCGCCCCCCAAGCCGCCCCGCGGGGAGCGAGGGCGCGCGGGAACTCTACGTGGGCGACCAGGCGCAGGAGCTGAGAAACGCGCTGGCCATCAG CTACCCTGTGGAGAGAGGCCTCATTACTTCCTGGGGGGACATGGAGAACATGTGGAAGCATATGTATGATCATAACCTGAAGCTAAAGCCCTCTGATAGCCCAGTTATGCTTACCGAGCCAGCCCTGAACCCTCTGGCCAACCGGCAGCAGATCATTGAAGTGTTTTTTGAGCACCTGAATGTTCCTGCCTTCTACATGTCTGTCCAGGGGGTGCTGGCACTCTTTGCTGCTGGCTTCACAACTGGCTTTGTGCTGAGTTCAGGTGCGGGGGTTACCCAGAGTATCCCTATCTTCGAGGGTTACTGTCTGCCCCATGGGGTCCTGCAGCTAGATTTGGCAGGCAAAGACCTCACCAACTTCCTTATGATGCTACTGAAGGACCATGGCATCATGCTACTCAGTACTGCGGACAAAAGAATACTTGCAGACATTAAGGAGACCTGTTGTTATGTGGCAGTGAACTACGAAGAGGAAAAGACTAAGAAAGCTGATTCTCTAGAAAAAGTGTACCAGTTACCTGATGGGAAAATGGTCAAGCTTCAAGAAGAGCTCTTTCATTGTCCAGAGGCCCTCTTCTCACCAATGCTCCTGAATCTCAGTGCTCCTGGCATTGATAAGATGTGCGTCAACAGTATAATGAAGTGTGACTCAGACCTGAGGAGTTCCTTCTTCTCTAACATCATCCTCTCAGGGGGATCAACCACTTTTCCTGGCTTAGACAAGCGGCTAGTTAAGGAGGTAGCAAAGTTGGCTCCTGCCAACACTCCTGTGCAGGTAATATCGCCCCCAGAAAGGAAAATATCTGTATGGATGGGAGGGTCTATTGTTGCATCTCTGTCAGCCTTCCAGGACATGTGGATCACTGCTGCAGAATTTAAGGAAGTTGGACCCAACATAGTCCACCAGAGATGCTTCTGA